A DNA window from Haliovirga abyssi contains the following coding sequences:
- the panD gene encoding aspartate 1-decarboxylase → MYRTMYKAKIHRATVTDANLNYVGSITIDEDLIDAADIYANEKVQIVNNNNGARFETYVIAGERGSGIICLNGAAARLAHPGDVVIIISYGIFSSEDAKKLKPKAVIVDEKNKIKEVIK, encoded by the coding sequence ATGTATAGAACAATGTATAAAGCTAAAATTCATAGAGCAACAGTTACAGATGCAAATTTAAATTATGTTGGAAGTATTACAATAGATGAAGACTTAATAGATGCAGCAGATATTTATGCAAATGAAAAAGTACAAATAGTAAATAATAATAATGGCGCTAGATTTGAAACATATGTAATTGCAGGAGAAAGAGGAAGTGGCATAATATGTCTGAATGGTGCAGCAGCTAGGCTAGCACATCCTGGAGATGTTGTAATAATAATTTCATATGGGATTTTTAGTTCTGAAGATGCAAAAAAATTAAAACCCAAAGCAGTTATAGTAGATGAAAAAAATAAAATTAAAGAGGTAATAAAATAA
- the coaBC gene encoding bifunctional phosphopantothenoylcysteine decarboxylase/phosphopantothenate--cysteine ligase CoaBC: MQNRKILLGITGGIAAYKSAIIASKLKKLGYDIYVVMTENATKIISPIVFETLTGNKVYVEMFKQIDYTEVEHIELAKKVDLIVVAPATYNIIGKIANGIADDMLTTVISAFKKDKFFALAMNTNMYENPILQENIVKLKNNGYKFIDATSGELACKTIGKGRMAEPEDIVIKIENYFNKKDILKGKKVLITAGRTEEAIDPIRYMSNRSTGKMGYSLAKAAKLYGADVTLISGPTNLKKIDGIKTINIKTANEMYEETLKKYDNMDLVIMSAAVADYKVKEYSNEKIKKQDDDLTLKLTRNPDILFELGKMKKNQYLVGFAAESSNLIKNSLGKLKRKNLDMIIANNVSGFSSDENKAYIILDENKIIELETMQKNELAFKILDKIIEYKINL, translated from the coding sequence ATGCAGAATAGGAAAATACTTCTTGGGATTACAGGAGGGATTGCAGCATATAAATCAGCTATAATAGCTTCTAAACTAAAAAAATTAGGTTATGATATTTATGTTGTTATGACAGAAAATGCTACTAAAATCATATCACCTATTGTTTTTGAAACATTAACTGGAAATAAAGTTTATGTTGAAATGTTTAAGCAAATAGATTATACAGAAGTAGAGCATATTGAATTAGCTAAAAAAGTAGATTTGATAGTTGTAGCTCCTGCTACTTATAATATAATTGGGAAAATTGCAAATGGAATAGCAGATGATATGTTGACAACTGTAATATCAGCTTTTAAAAAAGATAAATTTTTTGCGCTAGCAATGAATACAAATATGTATGAAAATCCAATTTTACAAGAAAATATAGTTAAATTGAAAAATAATGGATATAAATTTATTGATGCAACTAGTGGAGAACTAGCTTGTAAAACAATAGGAAAAGGAAGAATGGCTGAACCAGAGGATATTGTTATTAAAATAGAAAATTATTTTAATAAGAAGGATATTCTTAAAGGGAAAAAAGTTTTAATTACAGCAGGGAGAACGGAAGAAGCAATTGATCCAATAAGATATATGTCAAATAGATCAACTGGAAAAATGGGGTATAGTTTAGCAAAAGCAGCTAAATTATATGGAGCAGATGTAACATTAATATCTGGTCCTACTAATTTAAAAAAGATAGATGGTATAAAAACTATTAATATAAAAACTGCAAATGAGATGTATGAAGAAACTTTAAAAAAGTATGATAATATGGATTTAGTTATAATGAGTGCAGCAGTTGCAGATTATAAAGTGAAAGAATATTCAAATGAAAAAATAAAAAAGCAAGATGATGATTTGACTTTAAAATTAACAAGAAATCCTGATATTTTATTTGAATTAGGAAAAATGAAAAAAAATCAATATTTAGTAGGATTTGCAGCAGAAAGTTCTAATTTAATAAAAAATAGTTTAGGAAAGCTTAAAAGAAAAAATTTGGATATGATAATTGCAAATAATGTATCTGGATTTTCTAGTGATGAAAATAAAGCATATATAATTTTAGATGAAAATAAAATTATAGAGTTGGAAACAATGCAAAAAAATGAACTTGCATTTAAAATTTTGGATAAAATTATAGAATATAAGATTAATCTATAA
- the rpoZ gene encoding DNA-directed RNA polymerase subunit omega has protein sequence MRELSIDTLLEEIPNKYILSIVSGKRFREILAGEKLLVNEKNNSTIKNVLLEILEGKIGVQDAE, from the coding sequence ATGAGAGAACTAAGTATCGATACTTTATTGGAAGAAATACCTAATAAATATATATTATCAATTGTGTCTGGGAAAAGATTTAGAGAAATATTAGCTGGAGAAAAATTATTAGTAAATGAAAAAAATAACAGCACAATTAAAAATGTTTTATTAGAAATATTAGAAGGAAAAATAGGAGTACAAGATGCAGAATAG
- the gmk gene encoding guanylate kinase: protein MMGKLFVVSGPSGAGKSTLTKDVVKKLDNLELSISATTRKPRKGEKDNIDYHFLDEKTFKQKIEEDGFLEYALVHGNFYGTLKDEVLKKIKAGKNLLLEIDVQGGIQIKEKFDDAVLIFIKAPSETELKERLKKRDTDTEEVINLRLKNSLEELKYEKDYKYVIVNDNFEKALKKLGDLILGN from the coding sequence ATGATGGGAAAATTATTTGTAGTATCTGGCCCAAGTGGAGCTGGAAAATCTACATTAACTAAAGATGTAGTTAAAAAATTAGATAATTTAGAGTTATCAATATCTGCGACAACTAGAAAACCTAGAAAAGGAGAAAAAGATAATATAGATTATCATTTTTTAGATGAAAAAACTTTTAAACAAAAAATAGAAGAAGATGGTTTTTTAGAATATGCTTTAGTTCATGGGAATTTTTATGGGACATTAAAAGATGAAGTTTTAAAAAAAATTAAAGCTGGAAAAAATTTATTACTTGAAATAGATGTGCAAGGTGGAATTCAAATAAAAGAAAAATTTGATGATGCAGTATTAATATTTATAAAAGCACCTTCTGAAACAGAGTTAAAAGAAAGATTAAAGAAGAGGGATACTGATACAGAAGAGGTAATAAATTTAAGATTAAAAAATAGTTTAGAAGAACTTAAATATGAGAAGGATTATAAATATGTAATTGTAAATGATAATTTTGAAAAAGCATTAAAAAAATTAGGAGATCTAATATTAGGAAATTAA
- a CDS encoding DUF370 domain-containing protein — protein sequence MRPIGIGFGNIVVDERIIAVISPESAPSKRLKEEAKNQHRLVDATFGRKTRALIIVDSGHIILSAINPETISSRIEKKDDKK from the coding sequence ATGAGGCCTATTGGAATAGGATTTGGAAATATAGTAGTAGATGAAAGAATAATAGCGGTAATTAGTCCAGAATCAGCACCAAGTAAAAGATTGAAAGAAGAAGCAAAAAATCAGCATAGATTGGTTGATGCTACTTTTGGAAGAAAAACAAGAGCTTTAATTATAGTTGATAGTGGACATATAATCTTGTCTGCAATTAATCCAGAAACAATATCTTCTAGAATAGAAAAAAAGGATGACAAAAAATGA
- a CDS encoding YicC/YloC family endoribonuclease, giving the protein MKSMTGYSKVSFENEDFKIKIELKSVNNKYLNLKYKSNYILNFLENKIRTKVSEFIKRGYVELRIDFEDKRESEELFEYKENIAKSYMKLLEKIELEFSEKFINKAELLIKYPNIIKKKELNIDEKEYENFIIPRLEEALLKLNEMREFEGEKLKEYLIERIEILSKSVIKIDDYKELVVKEHKKRLLDRLEKINSDIKYNEEDILKEILLFADRSDISEEVSRLNSHLEQLNVEIEKNSNGKKLDFLIQEIFRELNTAGVKSNYYDISKLVVESKAELEKIREQVQNIE; this is encoded by the coding sequence ATGAAAAGTATGACAGGATATTCAAAAGTCAGTTTTGAAAATGAAGATTTCAAAATTAAGATAGAACTGAAAAGCGTAAATAATAAATATTTAAATTTAAAATATAAATCAAATTATATATTGAATTTTTTAGAAAATAAAATTAGGACAAAAGTTTCAGAATTTATAAAAAGAGGTTATGTAGAATTAAGAATAGATTTTGAGGATAAGAGAGAATCAGAAGAACTTTTTGAGTATAAAGAAAATATAGCTAAAAGTTATATGAAACTTTTGGAAAAGATAGAATTAGAATTTTCAGAAAAGTTCATAAATAAAGCAGAGCTATTAATAAAATATCCTAATATAATAAAGAAAAAAGAATTAAATATAGATGAAAAAGAATATGAAAATTTTATAATTCCAAGATTAGAAGAAGCATTGTTAAAATTAAATGAGATGAGAGAATTTGAAGGAGAAAAATTAAAAGAATATTTAATTGAGAGAATAGAAATATTAAGTAAAAGCGTAATAAAAATAGATGATTATAAAGAATTAGTGGTAAAGGAACATAAAAAAAGACTTTTAGATAGATTAGAGAAAATAAATTCAGATATAAAATATAATGAAGAAGATATATTAAAAGAGATTTTATTATTTGCAGATAGAAGTGATATATCAGAAGAGGTTTCTAGATTAAATAGTCATTTAGAACAGTTAAATGTTGAAATAGAAAAGAATAGTAATGGAAAAAAATTAGATTTTTTAATTCAGGAGATATTCAGAGAATTGAACACAGCAGGGGTAAAATCAAATTATTATGATATATCAAAATTAGTGGTGGAAAGTAAAGCTGAACTTGAAAAAATAAGAGAACAAGTTCAGAATATTGAGTAG
- a CDS encoding STAS domain-containing protein produces MDFKILKELDEIIIVGLSGEISIDVRERLQENFAEVINKIKDKKIKKLQIDLQNITYIDSIGISYFVKLKSDLKKMEVEFDFLNTPKIVMKIFSLLSLDTYFNFYES; encoded by the coding sequence ATGGATTTTAAAATTTTAAAGGAATTAGATGAAATCATAATAGTAGGATTATCAGGGGAAATATCAATAGACGTAAGAGAAAGGCTTCAAGAGAATTTTGCAGAAGTTATCAACAAAATAAAGGATAAAAAAATAAAAAAGTTGCAAATTGATTTACAAAATATAACTTATATAGATAGTATTGGAATAAGTTATTTTGTGAAATTAAAATCAGATTTAAAGAAAATGGAAGTAGAATTTGATTTTTTAAATACGCCAAAAATAGTTATGAAAATATTTTCATTATTATCTTTGGATACATATTTTAATTTTTATGAAAGTTAG
- the rpoC gene encoding DNA-directed RNA polymerase subunit beta' has product MRIKDFDKIRIGLASPEKIREWSHGEVTKPETINYRTLNPEMDGLFCEKIFGPVKDWECACGKYKRMRYKGLVCEKCGVEVTKSKVRRERMGHIGLATPVAHIWYSKGTPNKMGLVLGITPKELEHVLYFSRYIVIEGGDTNLASGKILTEREYKLYKSQYGNKFKAAMGAEAILNLLKNINLEKLEVELTEELEKTNSVQKRKKLVKRLKIVRDFNNSGNRPEWMVLNAVPVIPADLRPMVQLDGGRFATSDLNDLYRRVINRNNRLKKLLEIRAPEIVVKNEKRMLQEAVDALIDNGRKGKPVVTQNNRELKSLSDTLKGKQGRFRQNLLGKRVDYSGRSVIVVGPNLKMHQCGIPKKMALELYKPFIMRELVKRKIATNIKTAKRMVENEDDRVWGIVEEVIKNHPVLLNRAPTLHRLSIQAFEPVLIEGKAIRLHPLVCSAFNADFDGDQMAVHLVLSPEAIMEANLLMLASNNLISPASGEPIAVPSQDMVMGCYYMTKDRKGAKGEGKKFANKKEAILAYETKNIEVHAIIDVRIDNKMVTTTVGRVLFNEVLPAEIRNYHKTYGKKGLKELLNEMYNEYGFSKTADYIDRVKNFGYHYAAIGGITVGIEDLEIPEEKKAILDKAEIDVHEIEQEYRRGTIINEERYRITVDIWDKAVNDITDKMMEHLDDFNPVYMMAMSGARGNVRQMRQLGGMRGLMANTQGKIIEIPIKANFREGLNILEFFMSSHGARKGLADTALRTADSGYLTRRLVDVSHEVIVNTEDCGTDGGIIVSDLVVGGEVIEKLEERIKGRYLASDLMYNGEIFLKKNDLITPKLAKKITELEIRKVEIRSPLTCSLEKGVCEKCYGLDLSNHKKIMLGEAVGVIAAQSIGEPGTQLTMRTFHTGGVAEKGNVQTDIKSDEKGAVKYQDVRFIIKEGETDKVIVSQNAKLIINNVEYDVPSGSVLKVEDGEDVKRDQVLVEFDPYHVPIISEADGIVKYKEIYIKENKDKKYNVTERLAVKPMEKGDINPRIVIYSEEEKKILAEYTIPYGAYLMVKENEKVRKGEILSKIIKVGEGTKDITGGLPRVTELFEARNPKGRAIVSEISGVVEFVEKMKKGMRVVIVRAIEDESKFKEYLIPFGEHLLVTDKMKIVAGDRITEGVISPHDILAIKGVVAAEQYLLESVQQVYREQGVSISDKHIEIIVKQMFKKVKIKKSGDSLYLEDEVIEKRKIDIENERLEAEGKRKIEYIPVIQGITKAAVNTESFISAASFQETTKVLANAAIKGKVDKLEGLKENVIIGKRIPAGTGFFKYAKKEPLKMVEETVEEIEE; this is encoded by the coding sequence ATGAGAATAAAAGATTTTGATAAAATAAGGATTGGACTTGCATCACCGGAAAAAATAAGAGAGTGGTCACATGGAGAGGTAACGAAACCAGAAACTATAAATTATAGAACGTTAAATCCTGAAATGGATGGATTGTTTTGCGAAAAAATATTTGGCCCAGTAAAAGATTGGGAATGTGCTTGTGGAAAATATAAAAGAATGAGATATAAAGGTCTAGTCTGCGAAAAATGTGGAGTGGAAGTAACAAAATCAAAAGTAAGAAGAGAAAGAATGGGACATATTGGATTAGCAACTCCAGTTGCTCATATATGGTATTCTAAAGGTACGCCTAATAAAATGGGACTTGTTTTAGGAATAACGCCTAAAGAATTAGAGCATGTACTTTATTTTTCAAGATATATAGTAATCGAAGGCGGAGATACTAATTTAGCTTCTGGGAAGATTTTAACTGAAAGAGAATATAAATTATATAAAAGTCAATATGGAAATAAATTTAAAGCTGCTATGGGAGCAGAAGCTATATTAAATTTATTAAAAAATATAAATTTAGAAAAATTAGAAGTTGAATTAACAGAAGAATTAGAAAAAACTAATAGTGTTCAAAAACGAAAAAAACTTGTAAAAAGATTAAAAATAGTAAGAGATTTTAACAATTCAGGTAATAGACCAGAATGGATGGTATTAAATGCGGTACCTGTTATACCAGCAGATCTTAGACCAATGGTTCAATTGGATGGAGGAAGATTTGCTACTTCTGATTTAAATGATTTATATAGAAGAGTAATAAATAGAAATAATAGATTAAAAAAATTATTAGAAATTAGAGCTCCAGAAATTGTAGTTAAGAACGAAAAAAGAATGTTACAAGAAGCTGTAGATGCTTTAATTGATAATGGTCGAAAAGGAAAACCAGTAGTTACACAAAACAATAGAGAATTGAAATCTCTTAGTGATACTTTAAAAGGTAAACAAGGAAGATTTAGACAAAACTTATTGGGAAAACGGGTAGATTATTCAGGACGTTCAGTTATAGTTGTAGGTCCAAATTTAAAAATGCATCAATGTGGTATTCCTAAAAAAATGGCTTTAGAATTGTATAAACCATTTATTATGAGAGAATTAGTAAAAAGAAAAATTGCTACAAATATAAAAACAGCAAAAAGAATGGTTGAAAATGAAGATGATAGAGTATGGGGAATAGTTGAAGAGGTAATAAAAAATCATCCAGTGTTATTAAATAGAGCCCCAACATTACATAGATTAAGTATTCAAGCTTTTGAACCTGTGTTAATAGAAGGAAAAGCAATAAGATTACATCCGTTAGTATGTAGTGCTTTTAATGCCGATTTTGATGGAGATCAAATGGCAGTTCATTTGGTTCTTTCGCCAGAAGCAATTATGGAAGCAAATCTTCTTATGCTTGCATCAAATAACTTAATATCTCCAGCAAGTGGAGAGCCTATAGCAGTACCTTCTCAAGATATGGTAATGGGATGTTACTATATGACTAAAGATAGAAAAGGAGCAAAAGGAGAAGGGAAAAAGTTTGCAAATAAAAAAGAAGCTATATTAGCTTATGAAACTAAAAATATAGAAGTACATGCAATAATAGATGTTAGAATAGATAATAAAATGGTAACAACAACTGTTGGTAGAGTTTTATTTAATGAAGTATTGCCAGCGGAGATAAGAAATTATCATAAAACATATGGTAAAAAAGGGTTAAAAGAGTTATTGAATGAAATGTATAATGAATATGGTTTTTCTAAAACAGCTGATTATATAGATAGAGTGAAAAATTTTGGATATCATTATGCAGCTATAGGTGGGATAACTGTTGGAATAGAAGATTTGGAAATACCAGAAGAAAAGAAAGCGATATTAGATAAAGCAGAAATAGATGTGCATGAGATAGAGCAAGAATATAGAAGAGGAACAATTATTAATGAAGAAAGATATAGAATAACAGTTGATATTTGGGATAAAGCAGTAAATGATATTACAGATAAAATGATGGAACATCTAGATGATTTTAATCCAGTATATATGATGGCAATGTCTGGAGCTAGAGGTAATGTAAGACAAATGAGACAACTTGGTGGTATGAGAGGATTAATGGCCAATACACAAGGGAAAATTATAGAAATTCCAATAAAAGCAAACTTTAGAGAAGGGTTAAATATATTAGAATTTTTCATGTCTTCACATGGAGCTAGAAAAGGGCTTGCAGATACAGCATTAAGAACAGCAGATTCAGGATATTTGACAAGAAGATTAGTTGATGTATCACATGAAGTTATTGTTAATACAGAAGATTGTGGAACTGACGGTGGAATTATAGTTAGTGATTTAGTAGTAGGTGGAGAAGTAATAGAAAAATTAGAAGAAAGAATTAAAGGAAGATATTTAGCATCTGATTTAATGTATAATGGAGAAATATTTTTGAAAAAAAATGATTTAATTACTCCAAAATTAGCTAAGAAAATAACAGAATTAGAAATAAGAAAAGTAGAAATAAGATCTCCTCTAACATGTAGTTTGGAAAAAGGTGTATGTGAAAAATGTTATGGATTAGATCTTTCTAATCATAAAAAGATAATGTTAGGAGAAGCTGTAGGAGTAATAGCAGCTCAATCAATTGGAGAACCTGGGACACAGCTTACAATGAGAACTTTCCATACAGGAGGAGTAGCTGAAAAAGGAAATGTCCAAACAGATATAAAATCTGATGAAAAAGGGGCAGTTAAATATCAAGATGTAAGATTTATAATAAAAGAGGGAGAAACTGATAAAGTAATAGTATCTCAAAATGCAAAATTAATAATTAACAATGTTGAATATGATGTTCCTTCTGGAAGTGTACTTAAAGTTGAAGATGGAGAAGATGTAAAAAGAGATCAAGTATTAGTAGAATTTGATCCATATCATGTACCTATAATATCAGAAGCAGATGGTATAGTAAAATATAAAGAGATATATATTAAAGAAAATAAAGATAAAAAATATAATGTAACAGAGAGATTAGCGGTAAAACCAATGGAAAAAGGAGATATAAATCCTAGAATAGTAATATATAGTGAAGAAGAGAAAAAAATATTAGCTGAATATACTATTCCATATGGAGCATATCTAATGGTAAAAGAAAATGAAAAAGTAAGAAAAGGTGAAATATTATCCAAAATAATAAAAGTTGGAGAAGGAACTAAGGATATTACAGGAGGTCTTCCAAGGGTAACAGAACTATTTGAAGCAAGAAATCCAAAAGGAAGAGCAATAGTTTCTGAAATATCAGGTGTAGTAGAGTTTGTTGAAAAAATGAAAAAAGGGATGAGAGTTGTAATTGTAAGAGCTATTGAAGATGAAAGTAAATTTAAAGAATATTTGATACCATTTGGAGAACATTTATTAGTTACTGATAAAATGAAAATTGTAGCTGGGGATAGAATAACAGAAGGGGTAATTTCTCCTCATGATATTTTAGCGATAAAAGGAGTCGTAGCGGCAGAACAATATTTACTTGAATCAGTACAACAAGTATATAGGGAACAAGGGGTTTCTATTAGTGATAAACATATAGAAATAATAGTAAAACAAATGTTTAAAAAAGTTAAAATAAAAAAATCAGGTGATTCTTTGTATTTAGAAGATGAAGTGATAGAAAAAAGAAAAATAGATATAGAAAATGAGAGATTAGAAGCAGAAGGAAAAAGAAAAATAGAATATATTCCGGTAATACAAGGAATTACAAAAGCAGCAGTTAATACAGAGAGCTTTATATCGGCAGCTTCATTCCAAGAAACAACAAAAGTATTAGCAAATGCAGCAATAAAAGGAAAAGTAGATAAATTAGAAGGATTAAAAGAAAATGTAATAATTGGAAAAAGAATTCCTGCAGGAACTGGATTTTTCAAATATGCAAAGAAAGAACCATTAAAAATGGTTGAAGAAACAGTTGAAGAAATAGAAGAATAA